The proteins below come from a single Burkholderia humptydooensis genomic window:
- the cobM gene encoding precorrin-4 C(11)-methyltransferase — protein sequence MTVYFIGAGPGDPELITVKGQRLVRSCPVILYAGSLVPAAVLGGHRAELVVNTAELDLDAIVALLAQAHGKGQDVARVHSGDPSLYGAIGEQIRRLAALGIPYEIVPGVTAAAACAAALGVELTLPGVAQTVILTRYAGKTAMPEGESLASLAAHRATLAIHLGVRHLARIVDDVLPHYGADCPIAVIYRASWPDEARVTGTLADIVGKVAGARIERTALILIGRVLDAEGFDESTLYAKA from the coding sequence ATGACGGTGTACTTCATCGGCGCGGGTCCGGGCGACCCCGAGCTGATCACGGTGAAGGGCCAGCGCCTCGTGCGCAGTTGCCCGGTGATCCTGTACGCGGGCTCGCTCGTGCCGGCCGCGGTGCTCGGCGGGCATCGCGCCGAACTCGTCGTGAACACGGCGGAGCTCGATCTCGACGCAATCGTCGCGCTGCTCGCGCAGGCGCACGGAAAAGGGCAGGACGTCGCGCGCGTGCATTCCGGCGATCCTTCGCTGTACGGCGCGATCGGCGAGCAGATCCGCCGGCTCGCCGCGCTCGGGATTCCTTACGAGATCGTGCCGGGCGTGACAGCGGCGGCCGCGTGCGCGGCGGCGCTCGGCGTCGAGCTGACGCTGCCGGGCGTCGCGCAGACCGTGATCCTCACGCGCTACGCGGGCAAGACGGCGATGCCCGAAGGCGAATCGCTCGCGAGCCTCGCCGCGCACCGCGCGACGCTCGCGATCCATCTCGGCGTGCGGCATCTCGCGCGGATCGTCGACGACGTGCTGCCGCACTACGGCGCCGATTGCCCGATCGCCGTGATCTATCGAGCGAGCTGGCCGGACGAGGCGCGCGTGACGGGCACGCTCGCCGATATCGTCGGCAAGGTCGCGGGCGCGCGGATCGAGCGCACCGCGCTGATCCTGATCGGGCGCGTGCTCGACGCCGAGGGCTTCGACGAATCGACGCTCTACGCGAAGGCGTGA